CGCCACGCCTGTGGGTCGAAGACGACCTGCGGGTCGAACACCGCGTGCCAGGCGGTCGCGAGGCTCATCGTGTACGTGCCGAAGCTGACCTGCACCAGGCCGGCGACCACGGTGATGGCAACGCTGGCGAGCGCCACGGTGACCAGCGAGCCGTCGAGCCAGCCGAGTCGACCCTCACGTCGCGCCGCGGTCGCGGTTTCTTCGGACACGGCTCTACGCGTCGCCCGACACGATGTCGGCGACACGCTTGCGGTCGTAGAGCTTCTTTCCGCTCGCGGCGTCGGGGTAGACCTGCTTGGCCGCGCGCTCGGTCACCACGAGGTTCGTGATGGGGCCTTGGTAGAGCGGACCGCCGCGGTAGACGTCGCCGTTCTTCACTGCGGTGAGCGCGCTCGCGGTCGGGTGGTCCTTCATGAACGAGACGACCGTGTTCTGGAACTCCTTGGCGGTCTGGGACTCGTGGCCCCGGCAGAGCAGCACGTCGGGGTCGATCTGCAGCAGCGTCTCGTAGTCGATCTTCCCGCGGCTGGAGTGGAAGTCCTTCACGTCAGTTTCGGCGAACGCGTCCCGGACCTTCAGGTCGCGCCACTGCTTGAAGCTGGTACCCTCGCCGATGAGGTACGGCGAGAACGACTCGGGCTGGTTGCCCGAGGCCCAGACGATGGCGACCCGCGGCCGGTCCTTCTTGGCCTTCGGGGGCAGTTTGGACACCTTCGACTGGAACTCGTCGTGGAGCGAGGCGAACTTCTCGTAGCGGTCGGTGCGCTGGAACACCTTCGAGAGCTTCTCGAAGGCCTCATACAGCGAGAGGTAGGGGTAGCCCTCGTGCCACTTGTAGCCGGTCGAGAAGATGCTGTTGCCGAAGAAGGGGCCGACCTTGTTCGATATCTCGTCGATGTCTTTCTGCTCCCAGCCCTTGAACCGGTTCATCAGGAAGTTGGGGTCGATGACGTGGACGTCGGCGTCGAGTTGGTAGAACACCTCCTTGCTCACCCCGTCGCTGTAGAGGTCGGTCATCTTGCTCTTGTCGACGGAGACGCCGGGAATCTCGTCGTAGTACTTGGTGTGGTACCGCGAGGTGAGCCAGACGCCCTTCGGCGGTTCGACGCCGAGCGCCACGCCCATGTCGGCCCAACTCCCGTTGTTCGCCACCCACTTCTTCGGCACCGAGTCGAAGGTGACCTTCCCGACCGGCGGCATCGAGACGGAGTACGACCCGCCGCTCTGGGTCGTCTCGCTCCCCTCGGTCGTGGCCTGGGTCGTCGCGTTCGCGGTGGTCGTGGAGTCCTGGGTGGTGGACTCGGTGGTCCCCTGGTTCCCTTCCCCGCCGGTACAGCCAGCCAGCAGCGCGCTGCCGACCGCAGCGCCGCCCACGAGGAATCGTCGCCGCGTCGAACTATCGTCGGATTTTCTGCTCATATGGTTTAGGGCAGCCTAAAAGCATATAATGGGTTCGGTTTAGGCCGGCCAAAATCGTCGCGGTCGAATCTCGGGGGTCGGCGCACATAAATCGCACGGACGACGGACGCCGGACCGACGACGGTAATACACGGACGACGGACCGATACGGACGCGACGGCGCGGGCGTGCCCGCGCCGTCGCGCCCACAGCGTGCGCCTACTCGTCTGCCACCTCGTGGAGTGCGTTCCGGACGGTGCCGTGTTCCGACGCGTGGGGCCGACCCTCGGCGTCGTCGTAACCGTAGTCGAACAGGCGGTTCCGGTTGAGCGCGAGCTTCGTGAACTCCGGCCGGAGCAGGTCGAACAGTTCGAAGCGGTCCTCCAGTTCGGGGAACCGCGCCTGGTAGGCGAGTATCGTCTCGCGGGCCTGCGTCCAGAACCGCTCCTCGTCGTAGCCGTGGTGGACTTCCAGCACGTCGGCGACGTACCGGAGGACGCAGACGAACAGCCCCGAGAAGATGAACTGACACAGCCCCTCCGGCGGCTCCTTCCGGAGCACGTCGTGGACCTCGTCCGGGAGCGCCTCCAGTTCGGGCAGCGGCCGGTCACTGACGTTCACGTCGTCGACGAAGTCCTTGACCGCGAGGCGACGAGGCGCGCCGTCGTCGTCGAGGACGAGCATCGCGTTCTGGCCGTGCGGGGAGAACACCGTCCCGTACTTGTAGAGGAAGTGCAGCAGCGGCGGGAGCACGACGTCGAAGAACTCCTCGAGCCACTCCTCGACGGTCAGTCCGGACTGCTCGACCAGTCGCGTGAGGTACGCCACGCCGTCGCCGTCGACGTGGGTCAGCGCCGCGAGAGTGACGACGCGCTCGTCGTCTTCGAGGAAGGTGTAGACGCTCTCGCGCCAGACCGCCCCGAGCAGTTCGAGGTACTGGTACGGCGCGCCGTCGATGGCGGCGAAGTCCTCGTGGTCGTAGTTGACGCCCGCGACCTCTCCGGGCAGAATCAGCCCCTGCTCCTGGAGGAACTCGTCGTCCTCGTAGATGCCCTTGACGTACTCGGTGACGGTCGGCGCGAGTTCGGTCCGCTCGCCGGGGAGCCCCCGCCAGACGAGCGTGTTGAGGATGCGCATCGGCAGTTTGACGTGGCGCTTGCGGTCGTGGTCGACGTTCACGAACGTCCGGACCGACTGTTGGGGGAGGTACTCGTCGGGTCCCTCGCCGAGCGGGACGATATCGTCGTTGGCGACGTCGCGCGGGAACAGCGGGACGACGCTGTTGTCCCACTGCCAGTCGTGAACCGGCACGAGGTAGTAGTTGTCGGGGTCCAGCCCCCGCGAGGCGAGTCGGTCGCGGAACGTCCCGTAGTGCTCGCCGAGTTCGTCTTCGATCAGCGAGTCGTGCGAGAGTCCGTCGACGGAGACGAACGTCGCCTGCTCGCGGCTGACGGCGACCCACGAGAGCGTCACGGGTTCCTTCTGCTCGGGCGCGTACGCCTTCGCGTCCTCGTAACCCCACCCGAGGCGGCCCTTGTTGTAGGTGAGCCACGGGTGACCGGTCATCTCGCCCTCCAGGTGGGCGTAGTCGAGGTCGGTCGGGTCGAAGTCCTCGCGGCGCCGCGAGCGCGCCTCCATCTGGGCGTCGGCGAGCAACGTCTTGTTGTACTCCCGGACGAGGTTGCCCGCGGTCAGGCCGTCGAGGTCGGTCGACCGCTCGAGGTCCCGGAGGAGCAGAATCGGGTCGGTCGCGGCCGCCCACTCGCCGCCGGCCGGCCGGCGCTCGACGGTTTCGCCGTGGACCCGATAGCTGTCCATCAGTCGCTCGGTCGCCTCGAACCGGTAGGTCGCGCCGTCGAGTTCGACGCGGTAGCGGGTGCGGTCCCGGTTTCCGTTTCCGTCCCCGTCTTCGTCGTCTTCGTCGCCGTCGCCACTGGCGACGGGAACGGGGTCGAGTATCTCCTCGTAGGCGAACTCCGCGAGCATCTTCGTCAGCAGCCGTCGGCTCACGGTGGTCCACACGTCCGGTGTCAGTGCGTCCTGCAGGTCTGGGTCGTTCGGGTTCATGGGTCGTCGGGGGAGAGCGAGTTCGGTTCGTCGACGCCGCGCCGGGAGGCCCCGGGCGCGCGCTCGACGTACTGTTCGACCGAGAAGTCCTGGAACACGGTGTCCTCGTCGGCGGGGTAGACCTCGCGGCCCAGCAGGCGGTTGACGATGCGGGCGTTCCGGAAACAGCCCAGGCCGAGGTCGGGCGCGCCCACGCCGTGGCTGTGGAGGTCGCCGTTCTGGACGAAGACGTCGCCCGCCAGGTCGGTCACGAGGCGGTAGTCCTCGGTCACGCGGTAGCGCCCCCGCTCGTCCCAGGAGATGCGGTCCTCGACGGGCGAGAGGAACGCCGGCGTCGGGCGACCGTAGCCCGTGCCGAGGACGACCGCGTCGGCGTCGAGCGAGAACGACTCGCGGGTCTGCCACTGCTCGCAGTCGAGGCGGTAGCGTCCCGCTATCGCCTCGATGTCGCCGACTTCCGTCATGGCGAAAAGACCCACATCGGGGTCGCGGTCGCCGACGGACCGTTCGTACAGCATGTCGTATATCGCCGCGCTGGTATCGGGGTCGATGCCCTTGTAGAGCAGGTCCTGGCCCGCCCGAATCTCGTCCTTGCGCTCGCGGGGCAGGTCGTAGAAGTACCGGGTGTACTCGGGCGCGAAGTGCTGGAGGCCGAGTTTCGAGTACTCCATCGGGAAGAACCCCGGCGAGCGGGTCAGCCAGTCGAGGCGGTAGCCGGCCTCCGGTTGGCGGTCCAGCAGGTCGAGGAACACCTCGGCGGCGCTCTGGCCCGACCCGACCACGGCGACCGAGTCGGCGTCGAGACACCGGTCGCGGCGGAACCGGTACTCGGCGGTGTGGAACACGTCCTCCTCGGGGTGGCCCCGGAGGGCCTCCGGAATCTGGGGACGACTGCCGACGCCGAGCGCGAGGTTCCGAGCGCGGTGGACGTACTCGGCGCCCGTCTCGGGGTCGCACGCGGTGACGACGAAGTGGTCGGCGTCACCGTCCCAGCGCACGTCCTCGACGCGCCGGCCGAACCGACAGCTTTCGAGCCGCTCGGCGACCCACCGGAGGTAGTCGTCGTACTCCTGGCGGGGAATCTGGAACGTCTCGTAGAAGTAGAACTCGTAGATTCGCCCGCGCTCGCGGAGGTAGTTGAGGAAACTGTGGGGGTTCGTCGGGTCGGCGAGCGTGACGAGGTCGGCGAGGAACGGCACTTCGAGCGTCGTCCCCTCGATGAGCATCCCTTCGTGCCACGCGAACTCGGCGTCCTGTTCGAGGAAGAGGGCGTCGACCGACCCGTCGGCGTCGCCCTCGACCGCTATTCCGTCGCCTGCCGCTCCGTCACCTCCCGTTCCGTCGACGGCCGTCTCGTCGACGCCGTCGAGCAGCGCCGCGAGTCCGAGGTTGAACGGACCGAGTCCGACGCCGAGCAGGTCTACGACCTGCTCGGCGTCTCGGGCGTTCGCGTTCTCGGCGTCCCCGCGACTCGCCTCGTCGGGTCGGCTCACGCCACCACCTCCCGTTCGAACCGCTCGCGCTCGCAGACCATCAGCAGAGCATCCTTCTCGTCCATCGCTATCTCGCGACGGTGCTCGAAGCCGCAGCGCTCGAAGACGCGGTGGACGACGTCGTTGCGGACGTCGGGTTCCGCGACGATGCGGTCCGTCTCGCCGTGGCGGAACTGCATCTCTGCGACCGACCGGAGGAGCGGCGCGGCGTAGCCCTCGCCGAGGTACTCCGGCGGGCCGATGAGTAGGTGGACGCCCTGGTCCGCGGGGTCGGCGTCGTAGTGGTCGGCGACGGAGTCGTCGGCCGCCCAGTAGCACTCCCAGTAGCTCATCGGCACGTGGTCGAGGTGGCCGACGTAGGGAGTCATGTGGTCGTCCGCGAGCTTCTCGGCGAGTGCGTCCCGGAAGACCGGCAGCGGGTCGTCGAGTCGCCAGTACGGCAGGACGTGCTCTTCGTTCAACCAGGCGTGGAGGCGGCCGAGGTCGGCCATCTCTGCCGGCCGGAGCGAGACGGTCTTCTCGATGTCGGGGTCGTAGCGCTGGAACTCGTACGGCGCGGCCACAACGCCGCCGGGGCCGGTCATCGGGCCACCTCCGCGGGGAGTTCGGTCACGAGCGGGTTGTCGACGTCGGCGTACACCGACTGGGTTTCGAGCGACCCGTCCAGTTCGTCCATGTCGTGGAGCCGCGTGAGGAGGTTGGCCTTGCACGGGAGCGTCTCGGCTTCGAGCAGGTCGTCCAGCAGCGACGACGACTCGCGGTCGAACCGCCGGAGCGACTCCAGTTCGTCCCGGAGCATCGAAAGCAGGCGGCGCTCGTCGGCGACGCCGGCGGTCCCGAAGGCGTTGATCACCCCGAAGCAGTTGTTGAGCACGACGTAGTAGCGAATCCGCTCGTCGGCCACCGCGTCCGGGCAGACGGTGTCGGCGCGCTCGCCGACGCCCGGGAGGCGCTCGTCGTGCTCCTCGTACTTCGATTCGGGGAAGTAGTAGCCCTGGTTGTCCCGGTAGTAGAACCGGTCGGGGTAGCCCTCCGAGAGCGAGAGGACGCCGTTCTGCTGGTGGGCTTCGAGGCCGAGGCCGCGCGCGAGGTAGAGCCAGAGCACCGGGCGCACTGCAATGTCGAGGTAGCGCCGGAACCAGTCCTCGCTGACGGCGTCGGTCGAGCGTCCTTCCCGCTCGGCGAGCGTCTCGACGATCTCGCCGAGTCGAGAGCCGTCGTCGTCGATGCGGTCCTGGCAGAGCGCGACGACCGGCGCGGCGTTCTCGGCGTCCGGCCCTCGGAAGACGTTCTCACGCAGGACCACCTCGAAGCCGGATTCGGCTGCCCCGTCCCCGAGGTCGAGGGTGAGCGCCGCCGGGTCCCGGATTACGTCGAAGTCGGGGAACTTCGACCGGAGTTCCGCGCCGAGGTCGGTCTCCAGGAGTTCCGCGACGGCGACGCCGCGTTCGAGTTCCGGGCGCTTGTTGGTCCGCTCGGAGTTGGTAATCTCGACGTTCAGCGACCCCTTGACCATGAACGGCGCGTCGGCCGCGTAGAGCGTTCGGACCGAGCTAGTCGGGTGGAACTCGCGGCCGACCGCGCCGAGGTGTTCGAGGCCGTCGCCCAGCAGTTCCTGGACGCGAGGCTGGGCGAGCAGGTGCTCGGCCTGCCAGGGGTGGACCGGCACGAGCGCGTCGTCGCCGTCGACGTGGGCGGCGACGAACGACTCGGACACCGCGGGGTCCTCGCGGAGCGTATCCTTCACCCACTCGACCGCCGACGCATCGCGCGCGGAGGCCTGCCAGACGAGTTCGGGGTCGGCACGGAAGTAGTGGAGCGCGAACGACCCCTCCAGTTCGGGCGCGTACGTCGGCGAACGACGGGGCGAGATTCCCTGTCGGCTCTTCGGCGTCGGGTGGAGCAGGTGGCCGAACACCAGCGACTGCTCGGCCTCGCGGAACGTCGAATCGAAGCCGTACAGTCGTTCGGCGTCGTCTCGGCGGGCCGCGACGAACCGCGCGACGTTCCGGCGGCTATCGACGACCCGCGAGAGCAGTCGCCCGCGGTCGCAGGGTCGGTCGCGGGCGGCCGCCAGTTCCGCGGTGATGAGCGCCACCAGCGTCGCCGAGTCGAGTTCGAGTGTCCGCTCGCCGACCCGGTAGTGGCCCGGAAGCGCGAACAGGTGGCGGTCGGTCGGCGAGCGATACCGGAGCGGGACGAACAGCGTCGCGTCCTGGTCGGGGAGCGGCGCGCGAATCGCCCGGTCGCGGCCGTGCGTCGGCGTCGGCACCGCGCTCGCGTCGACGACCTCGTAGTCGCCGGTTTCGCGGAGGTAGCAGTTCAGGAAGCTGTGCAACGTGGCGGACTCCGCGACGGTCGCGGGAGTCGCCGGAGTTCGGTCGTCGGATTCTGGGTCGTGGACTGTCATCGGTTACTGGGTAATCGCTGGGTCGCGGAGACGGTTTTCGCGCGATTCCGGATTCGGTCGAGCACCGCGGCGACGTCTTCGAGCGTCGTCCGGGGGTTCAGCAGGGTGAACTTCAGGCAGGTCGTGCCGTCGACCTCGGTCCGGCCGACGACCGCGTCGCCGTTCAGGAGCAGGGCCTCGCGGACCGCGGCGTTGAGCCGGCCGACCCGGGCGTCCGATTCGACGCCCGCGGGGCGGTACCGGAAGACGACCGCGTTCAGCGTCGGGTCGGCGAGCAGTTCGAAGTCCGGCGCGGCCGACAGCAGGTCGGCCACGTCGTCGGCGAGGTCGAGCGTCGACTCGACCAGTTCGGCCAACCGCTCGCGGCCGAGCGCCCGGAAGGTGACGTAGGGTTTCAGCGCGTCGAACCGCCGGGTCGTCTGGACCGACTTCGAGACGAGGTTCGGCCCGAGACCGTCGGCGTCCTCGGGGTTGAGATACTTCGCCGACCGCGCCATCAGTTCGAAGTCGTCGCCGTCCCGCAGGAGGAACGCACCGCAACTGATCGGCTGGTAGAACAACTTGTGGAAGTCCACCGACAGCGAGTCGGCGCGCTCGATGCCTGCGAGCTTCTCGCGGTGGCGCTCGCTGAGAGCGAGCGCGCCGCCGTAGGCCGCGTCGACGTGGAACCACAGGCCGTGTTCGTCGGCGCGGTCGGCGAGTCCCTCCAGGGGGTCGATGCGCCCGAAGTCGGTGGTCCCGGCGGTTCCGACGACGGCGAACGGCCGGCGGCCGCGCTCGCGGAGGTCGGCGACCGTCTCGTCGAGTGCGTCGAGGTCCAGTCGCTGGTCGTCGTCGGTCGGGACCGTCACGACCGCGTTCTCGCCGAGTCCGAGGTGGGCGGCGGCCTGCTCGGCGGTGAAGTGGGCATCCGTCGAGCAGAGGAGTCGCATCGACTCGGCCTCCGGCGGCAGGCCGCGCGCCTTGGCGTCGCGGCCGAAGCGGTCGCGGACGAACCGGTCGCGCGCCAGCAGGAGCGCCGCGAAGTTCGACTGGGTGCCGCCGCTGGTGAACACGCCGTCACCCTCGGGACCGTACCCGAACAGGTCGCAGAGCAGGTCGACGAGTCGGCGTTCGACGTGGGTCGCCGCAGGGCTCTGGTCCCAGGAGTCGAGCGACTGGTTCGTCGCGGCTATCAGCGCCTCGGCCGCTATCCCGGGCACCGTCGGCGGGCAGTGGAGGTGGGCGACACACCGGGGGTCCGAGACGCCGACCGAGTTCGACAGCACCGACTCGCCGACGTCGGCGAGGATCGCGTCGAGACCCTCGCCCTCCTCGGGGAGCACTTCGGTTTCGGCGAACCGCTCGGCGAGGGTGGCGGGGTCGGCCCCCGAGTACGGCCCGTCGCGGTCGGCGACCGCCGCCGCGACCGTCTCGCCGGCGCGTTCGAGCGCCCGCCGGTAGGCGTCGGTGCCCGCCTCGGTGCCGAGGAAGAGTTCGTCGACGCTCATCGCGCCTCCGTGGTCGCGGCCTCGACCGCCGCCGCGACCGACTCGCGGAAGATGCGGCCGATATCCCCGATTTCGTCCTTCGAGACGACCAGCGGCGGGAGGAACCGAACCGTCGCGCCCTCGCGGCCGCCGCGCTCGACGACGAGTCCGCGCTCGAAGCACTCGGTCTGTATCGCCGCCGCGAGGTCGGAGTCGGGCGGGTACGCACCGAGTTCGTCGGAATCGGCGGCGGCGTCGACCGCCTCCGCGCCGAGCATCAGCCCTCGGCCACGCACGTCGCCGATTTCGGGGAACCGGTCGGCCGCGGCGTCGAGGTGGCCGCGCAGGCGTTCGCCCATCCGGTCGGCGTGGCTCGCCAGGTCGTTTTCGACCACGTACTCGATGGTCGCTCGGCCGGCGGCCATCGCCAACTGGTTGCCCCGGAACGTGCCGGCGTGCGCGCCCGCCTCCCAGTCGTCCAGTTCCTCGTCGTAGAGGGTCACCGCCAGCGGCAGTCCGCCGCCGACGGCCTTCGAGAGCGTCACCACGTCGGGCGTGATACCCGCGCGCTCGAAGGCGTAGAGGTCGCCCGTGCGGCCGAGGCCGGTCTGAATCTCGTCGACGACCAGGGGAATCTCGTGTTCGCGGGTGATGCGGCGCATCTCGCGGAGCCACTCGTCTGGCGCGGGCACCGCGCCGCCTTCGCCCTGGACGGGTTCGAGGACCATCGCCGCGGGGTCGGTGAACCCGCGCTCGGGGTCGGCCAGGAGTCGCTCGACGTACCGACTCGAAGCCTCGTGGCTCGCCTCGCCGACGCCGAACGGACAGCGGTAGGGGTAGGGGTACGGCAGGTGGCGGACGTTCCCTCCGACGCCCGGGATGTCGGCCTTCGGGTCGGTGTCGCCCATCAGTCCGAGCGCGCCATGGGTCATCCCGTGGTAGCCCCCGCGGAACGACAGGACCGAGCGGCGGCCGGTCACGGTCTTGGTGAGTTTCAGCGCCGCCTCGACCGCGTCGGTGCCAGCCGGGCTACAGAACTGGATTCTCGCCGACTCGGCGAACTCGTCGGGGAGGCTGTCGAACAGCGCGTCGACGAACGCCTCCTTGGTCGGCGTCGTGATGTCGAGCGCGTGCATCGGCCGGTCGGCCGCCATCACCTCTTCGACGGCCTCGGTCACGACGGGGTGGTTGTGTCCGAGCGCGAGCGTTCCCGCGCCCGAGAGGCAGTCGTAGTAGGTGTTCCCGTCGGCGTCGACGACCTCGACCCCGCGGGCCTCCCGAATCGCCATCGGGAGGTGGCGCGGATAGCTACGCGCGCTCGATTCGCGGGCGGCCTGCGCGTCTAGCAGTCGGCGGTTCGAGGCGTCCGAGTACGCCATCTCAATCGGCCTCCGCGACCGTTCGAGAGCGATATTCGGGCGATGCGCGGTGATATGATGTTCGTCGGAGCACGAGTTTTAGGCCGACCTAAAAATTGAAAAGTATTTCTATACGGTCTGAGAAGTGTAATTTAGGCTAGCCTAAAACGGGCGCGAACGCCACGGGTCGGCATGAGTTCTCCAAGCAGATACGTGGAGTGTAATTTAGGCCAGCCTAAATAACTTCGGGCCGGCGGGAGACGGACCACGGGCGCCTGACGCGCCGCTCCGGAGCGGCGCGTCAGGCGCCTCGGCAAATCGGCCAGCCCCACGCGCTTGCGCCGACTCGGCGCAGCGGCCCGGACGCCGACGCCGCCGGGCGAAGAACATACACCGACAGCGGGCGTAGCGAACCGACATGCCCGAAGAGTACGGGACCTACGACGACGCCGACGCCGAAACCCAGTACGTCGCCTGCATCGTCTGCGGCGACGTCATCGATCTGAACGAACCGCACCCGATGTTCGTCGAGCGCGGCGAGAACGTCGTCGGGGACGCCGCGACGACCGTCTATCACTTCAGCAGCGACGACTGCTTACAGCGGTGGAAGCGCCAGCGAGAGACGGGTGAGTAGCTGGTTCGCGAAGAGAGAAAAGCGTTTGCGGGCGGGAAGGGGCGTTCGCGGGCGACCGTCAGGCGAGTCGCCGACGGACGCCGTTCTTGATTCGTCTGCGGTTGTAGATGCCCTCGCCGAGCACCCAGCCGACCAGCAGTAGGCCGGCACCGATGGCGGCCACGAAGTCCCACGGACCCATCCACACCGGACGGACCCACGGCGCGATCTTCGACCACTGGGCGGCGAGTTCGCTGGCCGGGCCGTCGAGGGGCGTGCCGGCGAACGCGGCCGAGAGCCACTGGGAGAACGTCAGTCGCTGGCCGGTGCCGGGCGTGATGCCCGCGCTCCCCGTAATCTTGTAGGTGCCCTCGGCGTTCTGGTCGGCGATGGTCGGGCCGGTGCCGTTGGCCTCGTCGGCGAGGTTCATGCGCTCGACGTCGTAGGGCGCCCAGGGCGCGTAGAACTCCCAGACGATCTCGCCCTTCGGGGTGACCTCGAACACGCGGTGGTTGTTCGAGTCCACGACGAGCGTGTTACCGTTCGGCAGGCGGTCGGCGTCCCGGGGCCAGTTGAGGCTCTGCTGGGAGCCGAGTTGCCAGGTCCGTTTCCAGTCGCCGTTCCGCTTGGCGTACTCGACGACGCGGTCGTTGTGGCTGTCGGCGACCAGGATGGTGGGCGTGCCGTTCTGGCTCTCCATGTACTGGGGGTTGTGCTGTTCGTTCATCACCTCGTAGTTGTTGTCGCTCCCCAGGCGCATGTCGACGTTCTTGGTCGAGCGGTTGATGACCATCACCTGGTCCATGTTGCGCGGCGAGATGAGGTACTGGCCCTCGGCGATCTTGTCGACGTCATTGACGTGGGTCCAGTCGTCGTGGTCGCCGGCGTACTTGTGACCCTGCTGGCGAGTGAAGTTGGTGTGCTTGCGGAACTGCCACTCCCAGACGGTCTCGTTCTCGCTCCGGTCGTAGATGAAGATGCGGTCCTCGTTGACCTTCTTCTCGGCGTTGTAGTTGCGCATGTTCGCCACGAGCAACTGGTCGCCGTTGATGAGGTCGACGTCGTGGGTGTCGTGGACGCCCTCGAACGTCTCGGTCCAGGCCTTCTCCTGGGTCTTCGGGTTCAGCGAGTAGACCACGGTCTTGCCGCGCTGGGTCGCGGTGACCAGCAGGTTCCTGCTCGGTAGCGGGTCGACGTCGTAGAACCAGGTCACGTCGTCCTGGGTTCCGTTGTACACCCACTCGACGTTGCCGCGGGGACCGACCCCGACGAGGCGGGCGGGCTTCTTCCCGTTGGCCTTCCCGCGGAACTTGAATCCCTGAATCGAGATGACCGTCGTTCCGTCGGCCGGCTGTTCTATCGTTCCTTTCTGGAGGTTCGTGGGTTCGTACGTGAGCGCGGAGACGGCGGAGGGCGCGAGCAGCGAGACGATGACCAACAGCACCACGCCGCGGACCACCCAAGGCCGCGTGAGGCGCGTGTTCCACTCTTTCGGCATACACTCCGTTACAGCGACCCCGAACATATGGGTTTTGTCCTCTTTCCCCGAGGGCGTCGGGACAAATTAGTAATGAGGAACGGTGACAGTTACCGTGCTCGACGGTCGCCGGCCGAATTCGGCCGGCGACCGTCCGTCTCGGACGCGGGCCGTCGGCACGGGGACGAGTTTTATGCGCGCCGACCCCGGAGTTCGGACGGGGGAGCGATGTTTCGAGACAGAACCGACGCCGGACGACGACTCGCCGAACTGCTGGTC
This genomic window from Halorussus vallis contains:
- a CDS encoding ABC transporter substrate-binding protein codes for the protein MSRKSDDSSTRRRFLVGGAAVGSALLAGCTGGEGNQGTTESTTQDSTTTANATTQATTEGSETTQSGGSYSVSMPPVGKVTFDSVPKKWVANNGSWADMGVALGVEPPKGVWLTSRYHTKYYDEIPGVSVDKSKMTDLYSDGVSKEVFYQLDADVHVIDPNFLMNRFKGWEQKDIDEISNKVGPFFGNSIFSTGYKWHEGYPYLSLYEAFEKLSKVFQRTDRYEKFASLHDEFQSKVSKLPPKAKKDRPRVAIVWASGNQPESFSPYLIGEGTSFKQWRDLKVRDAFAETDVKDFHSSRGKIDYETLLQIDPDVLLCRGHESQTAKEFQNTVVSFMKDHPTASALTAVKNGDVYRGGPLYQGPITNLVVTERAAKQVYPDAASGKKLYDRKRVADIVSGDA
- a CDS encoding IucA/IucC family protein, with translation MNPNDPDLQDALTPDVWTTVSRRLLTKMLAEFAYEEILDPVPVASGDGDEDDEDGDGNGNRDRTRYRVELDGATYRFEATERLMDSYRVHGETVERRPAGGEWAAATDPILLLRDLERSTDLDGLTAGNLVREYNKTLLADAQMEARSRRREDFDPTDLDYAHLEGEMTGHPWLTYNKGRLGWGYEDAKAYAPEQKEPVTLSWVAVSREQATFVSVDGLSHDSLIEDELGEHYGTFRDRLASRGLDPDNYYLVPVHDWQWDNSVVPLFPRDVANDDIVPLGEGPDEYLPQQSVRTFVNVDHDRKRHVKLPMRILNTLVWRGLPGERTELAPTVTEYVKGIYEDDEFLQEQGLILPGEVAGVNYDHEDFAAIDGAPYQYLELLGAVWRESVYTFLEDDERVVTLAALTHVDGDGVAYLTRLVEQSGLTVEEWLEEFFDVVLPPLLHFLYKYGTVFSPHGQNAMLVLDDDGAPRRLAVKDFVDDVNVSDRPLPELEALPDEVHDVLRKEPPEGLCQFIFSGLFVCVLRYVADVLEVHHGYDEERFWTQARETILAYQARFPELEDRFELFDLLRPEFTKLALNRNRLFDYGYDDAEGRPHASEHGTVRNALHEVADE
- a CDS encoding lysine N(6)-hydroxylase/L-ornithine N(5)-oxygenase family protein — translated: MLGVGLGPFNLGLAALLDGVDETAVDGTGGDGAAGDGIAVEGDADGSVDALFLEQDAEFAWHEGMLIEGTTLEVPFLADLVTLADPTNPHSFLNYLRERGRIYEFYFYETFQIPRQEYDDYLRWVAERLESCRFGRRVEDVRWDGDADHFVVTACDPETGAEYVHRARNLALGVGSRPQIPEALRGHPEEDVFHTAEYRFRRDRCLDADSVAVVGSGQSAAEVFLDLLDRQPEAGYRLDWLTRSPGFFPMEYSKLGLQHFAPEYTRYFYDLPRERKDEIRAGQDLLYKGIDPDTSAAIYDMLYERSVGDRDPDVGLFAMTEVGDIEAIAGRYRLDCEQWQTRESFSLDADAVVLGTGYGRPTPAFLSPVEDRISWDERGRYRVTEDYRLVTDLAGDVFVQNGDLHSHGVGAPDLGLGCFRNARIVNRLLGREVYPADEDTVFQDFSVEQYVERAPGASRRGVDEPNSLSPDDP
- a CDS encoding GNAT family N-acetyltransferase; protein product: MTGPGGVVAAPYEFQRYDPDIEKTVSLRPAEMADLGRLHAWLNEEHVLPYWRLDDPLPVFRDALAEKLADDHMTPYVGHLDHVPMSYWECYWAADDSVADHYDADPADQGVHLLIGPPEYLGEGYAAPLLRSVAEMQFRHGETDRIVAEPDVRNDVVHRVFERCGFEHRREIAMDEKDALLMVCERERFEREVVA
- a CDS encoding IucA/IucC family protein; the protein is MTVHDPESDDRTPATPATVAESATLHSFLNCYLRETGDYEVVDASAVPTPTHGRDRAIRAPLPDQDATLFVPLRYRSPTDRHLFALPGHYRVGERTLELDSATLVALITAELAAARDRPCDRGRLLSRVVDSRRNVARFVAARRDDAERLYGFDSTFREAEQSLVFGHLLHPTPKSRQGISPRRSPTYAPELEGSFALHYFRADPELVWQASARDASAVEWVKDTLREDPAVSESFVAAHVDGDDALVPVHPWQAEHLLAQPRVQELLGDGLEHLGAVGREFHPTSSVRTLYAADAPFMVKGSLNVEITNSERTNKRPELERGVAVAELLETDLGAELRSKFPDFDVIRDPAALTLDLGDGAAESGFEVVLRENVFRGPDAENAAPVVALCQDRIDDDGSRLGEIVETLAEREGRSTDAVSEDWFRRYLDIAVRPVLWLYLARGLGLEAHQQNGVLSLSEGYPDRFYYRDNQGYYFPESKYEEHDERLPGVGERADTVCPDAVADERIRYYVVLNNCFGVINAFGTAGVADERRLLSMLRDELESLRRFDRESSSLLDDLLEAETLPCKANLLTRLHDMDELDGSLETQSVYADVDNPLVTELPAEVAR
- a CDS encoding pyridoxal phosphate-dependent decarboxylase family protein, giving the protein MSVDELFLGTEAGTDAYRRALERAGETVAAAVADRDGPYSGADPATLAERFAETEVLPEEGEGLDAILADVGESVLSNSVGVSDPRCVAHLHCPPTVPGIAAEALIAATNQSLDSWDQSPAATHVERRLVDLLCDLFGYGPEGDGVFTSGGTQSNFAALLLARDRFVRDRFGRDAKARGLPPEAESMRLLCSTDAHFTAEQAAAHLGLGENAVVTVPTDDDQRLDLDALDETVADLRERGRRPFAVVGTAGTTDFGRIDPLEGLADRADEHGLWFHVDAAYGGALALSERHREKLAGIERADSLSVDFHKLFYQPISCGAFLLRDGDDFELMARSAKYLNPEDADGLGPNLVSKSVQTTRRFDALKPYVTFRALGRERLAELVESTLDLADDVADLLSAAPDFELLADPTLNAVVFRYRPAGVESDARVGRLNAAVREALLLNGDAVVGRTEVDGTTCLKFTLLNPRTTLEDVAAVLDRIRNRAKTVSATQRLPSNR